AACCGGCAAGACCGTCGCGTATCTCCTCAGCGCGCGCCAGCCGGGACAGCCCAAGCTGGAAACGTGGCGGCAGACGGTCGCGGACCTCGAAATGGCGCGCGGAAGCATCCGCTGCTTACCATCGCTGTGTTGGCGGCACGCCGTTCTCTACGCGGCGTCACCGTCCGCCGACCGATGAGTGCCCAGCATGCAACCGGCCTCGCCGCAGCAGGCTGCGCGTCGAAGCTCACGCGTATTGAGGACATGCGCGGCGACGAGTAGCATCGAGGCGGCGACCGAGCCGAGCATCTCTGCGTGCTCCAGGTCGAACTCAGCGGTACGGACTGCGCCCAGGACCGCGATGCCTCCGGTAGCCACCGCCGCCGGCGTCAGGCTGCGGTGCGCGGAGTATGCATGCTGCAGAGCGTACACTACAATGCCGCACGCGAAAACCGCCAGCGCGATCTCGATTCGCTCGTCGCCGAACAGTGACAGCGTCCCCGCGCTTGCCGCCAGTACCGGGCCCAGAATGCAATGAAGTGCGCACATCGTCGAGGCCGCAATGCCCCAGCGATCGCGTGAATTGCTTCCCTGCTGGTATTGCGTTCCTGCTTGCATGCGATCGATCAGGCGGCGGTGAGTGAGAGCACGACGCGAGTCTGGCCGCTGGCCTCGATGGGGGGCGAGCGATGAACGGCGCCGCATCCCAGAACCGATACCCAGGGCCACGTGCACAGGAGCGTGACGATGCCTATTATCGCAATCCAATAGCAAGTGCAAGTCGATTGTGACAGTTGGCTCGCCACTCGTGGTCACAACCCGTGATGGGAGTGTCACGGAATGTTTTCGCAAGTCCATTGCATAAGCATTTGAATTGCGATACTGGGCACCAAGGCTTTCTTGTACAAGCTGGTTGCGTACCGATGTGTGGCTTGAGTGGCCACGGAAAGGAAGTTGAACCATGGAACTCCGAACGCACCGTTCGATGCCGAACCGTTGCCTGATGTGGATCTTTGTGGGCCTGGTGCTGGGCGCTTCAAACGGGGCATTTGCCGAGTCGCTCGGCTTCCCTTGCAGCGATTGGGGCACGTCCGTCGTGGTGGACGGCTCGCAGCGCACGATCGTGGGAGGCGCCGCCGCGGACAACCGAGTGCTTGAGTGGGAAAGTGGACATGCCCACTACGGGAACTTCGCACTCGCCCGCCTGGACGCCAGCGGGCGCCTGGACCCGTCCTTCGGAGACGAGGGCAGCTTCATCCTGGACGAGGGCGATTTCGACTCGGTGGCGGACCTGGCGCTGGATTCGGAGGGCGTCATCGTCGGCGGTACGACGCAGCAGCGTGATGCGGGTCGCACCGGGCCGAGGCGGGCCGTGGTATTCAGGCTGGACGATGACGGCGAGCTGGATGAGTCGTTCGGTGATCGGGGGATTGCGGGGCTCGGCCTCGGCGGCAGCGAGGCGGTCGAAAGCGTGGCGGCGGGCCGGGAGGGGGACGTGTACGTCGCCGGGACCCTCGAGCGTGCCGGATGGACGCAAGGGTTTGTCGCGCGCTTGGACGATGAGGGCAGGTTGGACCCCGCTTTCGGCAACCACGGCGTGGTGTACTTGGGCGCGCTTGCCGGGATGCATCGTGTTCACGGCATGCGCAGGACCGGCGGCGCGTTGCTGGTTGCCGGAGCGCGGTCGTCCGACGGCACGACAGAGGCGATGGTAGTCCGCCTGAATCGCGACGGTCGGCTGACTCGTCGCTTTGCGGACGCAGGCGTGGCCACCGTTGAGGTCCCGCACGCTGTGGCCGGCCAGGGTACGGCCTTCTTTTCCCGCCGTGGTGCAACGGCGGTCTCGCTTCAGGTGGTTGCTGAAGCGGGGAGCCGCATCGCAACGGTGGTATTCGACCCGCGCGGGCACGCACAGCAGGGGACCGATGGGTATCTCGATGTGCTTGACGCACCGACGGGAGCGCTGGATTTTGCCAATGCTGGTGCGTTCTTGTGGGGCCGCGCGATGTACCTGGCAGGTGCAACCTACCCCCAAGACTTCGCTACAGGGGACGCTTTTTTGGCGCGCAAACGCGCGCAGGACGCCGGCTACGACGTCACGTCCGCCCACTTCGACCTCGAGTACGCCGCGTACAACGACCTCGCTGTGAACCGGAAGACGGTCACAGCCGTGGGCTGGAACTTCGGAGAGGCCGACGACACGCTGCCCCCGAGCGACGCGCTGGTCGTGCGCTACCTGCATGACGGTAGGCTCGACACGACGTTCGGCGACGCAGGCGTCCTGAAGCTCGATTTCATGCGCGGTCAGGCCGTCTGCGGGCCTCGCGTCGTGGACTGCGCAACCGCTACCTGCTAGAGGACCGCATAGTTGCCTGTGGCAGGTAGCTGGCCGGGCTAGGACAAGCGGGCGGCCGCGGTCGATGAGCTCGGTCTGACTCACGCCGTGGACGCCGCATGCTGCTGGGAAGAGCCGGCCCGCCATGTTCGAGTGGACCGGCGCTCCCTGTGCCCGCACACCAACCGCCGCGCGAGCTCGCCCAGCGGCTCGCGCAGAGAGCGCGACGGCTTGAAGCAGGTGAGCGACAGATCTCCTCGTGGACCGCCGGCAGGTATCCGCACGCCGGACCGCCGCTCCAGTCCCGCTCGCGCTGCGATCCTGCTGGCCGTTTTGAGCGGGGCCGCAGCGCTCAGCCACGAGCTGCTTTGGACACGGCGCCTGTTCGACGCACTGGGGGGCAGCGCATCGGCCGCGGCGCGTGTCTTTGGAGCCTTTTTTCTGGGTTTGTCGCTCGGCGCGGCGCTCGTGAGCTGGCTGCCGAACCTCGCCCGGCGCCCGTGGCTTGCGCTGGCTCGAGCCGAACTCGCCATCGGCTTGCTTTCGCTGCCGATGCTGCTGCTTCCGGAGCTTGCCGACGAGCTGTGGCCTTGGCTGGGCGGCGCGGCGCTTACCGGCACGGCCGGCAGCTGGACGAAGCTCACCATCTCGCTTGCGGTGGTGTGTCCGCCCGCGATCGCCATGGGCATGACCCTGCCCTTGTTGACGGCAGCGTGTGTACGGAGCGCCAACGCGTCGGGCCGCAGTGTTGCATCGAGCCGCAGTGTTGCATCGAGCCGCAGTGTTGCATCGAGCCGCAGTGTTGCATCGAACCGCAGTGTTGCATCGAACCGCAGTGTGGTCTGGCTCTACGCGGCCAACACGGCCGGTGGCGTGCTCGGCTTGACCGCCGCGCTGTTGTTGTGCTTGCCAGCCCTGGGCACGGTCGGCTCGCTGGTGGCAACGGCGGCGCTCAATCTCGCCGTCGCCGCCTGCGCCTGGGTCCTGGCACGGCAAGACGGCTCGGAACAGGCTCAGACCAAACTTCCTGCGCCCCCCTTGCAACCGCCGGACAGACCGATCTGGCTGTACGCACTTTCGTTGCTGTCAGGCTTCGCAGTGCTCGCGGTAGAGGTCGCGCTGCTGCGCATGCTCATGCTGGCCGCCACGACCTCCATGCACGCCCCTTTTGCGGTCTTGGTGGCGGTGATCGCTGCACTCGCGGCCGCCGCCTGGGCTGCGCCGCATCTGTTGCCGTCCCTGCCGATCCATACCCGGATTGCGATCCTGCTTGTGGGCGCTGCCCTGTGTTTTGGACTTGCGCCGCTCGCCTTCGCCAAACTGGCTGCAGTGCCCGGACTGCTCACGGCCAAGAGCGCCGAGGGCTTTGTGTTGCGTCTGACCGGCCTCACGCTCGTCGTTGGCGGACCGGCGTTGTGGTTGGCCGGCGCGGTCTTTCCGACGCTGCTCCAGACGCTCTCGGTGGGAAAACAAGCTGCGACCGGCCTCGCTCGCCTCCTCGCCTGCAACGGCGTGGGAGGGTTGCTAGGAGCCGAGACGGCATACCGGGTCCTCTTGCCTCGGTTCGGACCGTATCAAACGCTGGGAATCTGCGGCCTGCTCTACGTCGCGCTCGGCTCCCTGTGGTTCTTGAAGACGGCTCGCCCGAGTCGTGCGCTCGGTTACGCCTCGCCGGCATGGCTCGGCATCGCCGTCTTGAGCTTCGGGGTCTTGCCCGAGCTTCCCGTAGTCAACCCACATATGAGCTTCAACCTGCTCCAGGTCGAAAGCGGCCGCGAGGGCACGCTGGTGGTCGCCGAGCATCCCAAGATGGGACGACTCATGCTGGTGGACAACCAGTACGTCCTGGGCAGCACCCGCGCGCGCTACAACCAGGAGCGGCAGGCGCACCTGGCCTTGCTGGCGCACCCCCACCCCACGCAGGTCGGATTCATCGGCATCGCAACCGGGTCGACGCCCGGCGCAGCCCTGCTGCACCCCGAAGTAGAGACGATTCACGCGGTGGAGATCTCGACCACGGTCGCACGGATGGCAGAGCGCCACTTTGGCGACATGAATCACGGCGTCATGCGCGACCCGCGCACACGCCTCGTTCTCGAGGACGGGCGAATGTATGTGGCTGCAACTCGCGAGGCCCTGGACGTAGTCGCGGGCGACCTGTTCCTGCCGTGGGGCGCCGGTGCGGGGCGTCTGTACAGCGTGGAGCACTTCCGCAACGTGCGTCGCGCGTTGCGTGACGGCGGCGTGTTCTGCCAGTGGCTGCCGATGTACCAGCTCACGAGTAGGCAGCTTGCCATGGTGGTCAGGACGTTCCTGCAGGTCTTTCCGAACGCGCACCTGTTCCGAGGCGGGTTCCACCCGGACCGCCCGGTGCTCGGCGTGCTTGGCATCAAGGGCGGAACACTCGACTGGTCGGTCATCGCAGACCGGACACGGGCGGTGCGTAGCCATGACCGGATCAAGGACCCCACATGCCGCTGGGCCGAGGGCGTGGGGCTGCTCTATCTTGGTCCGGCAAACACGCTAGAGCTTCCGGAGGCACCCATCGTTCGGTTGTCCAACGTCGACTTCGAGCATGACGCAAGCAGCGTGCGCTTGTCCGGAGCCGGCCGGGAGGCGTACCTGTACAACCGCAATTGGACGGAGTTCCTGAAGCGCCGGCACGCGTGGTTCAGCCGCGCAGCCGCGAACCAAGTGCCGGCCAACGTACGCGATCGGGCGCGGCTAGGAATCGCGCTCACGAACCTCGATGTCGCGCGCCGCACGCGCCACCCGGCGACCGCGAAGCTTGCGCAACACATCGCCCGTACGTTTCCGGCTCAGATCTCTCTAGACCAGGGAGCCGAACGGTCCCAGTGGCCTGGGATCGGTCCCTGGAATCCTCCTCGAGCGAGCCGGGCGACCGAGGATCGTCCGAAGCTCTAATGCAATCGACTTGCACCAATTGACTGGGGACCTACGATGCCAGCTGGTGACCGATGCAAGCTAGATGCGCCAGCGCCCCAAAACCGAGCGGCTTCCGGACTCTGGCCATGCGTTGCCCGGCTGTGCTTTGCCTCCTGGCGTCGGCGTGTGCCGCCGAGCAGCCGGAAGCAAGGGCTCGCTACACGACGGGGCATGCGGACCTGCTCATGGCCCTGGGGCCGGATGCGACCGCCGGTATGCAGGTCTTTCTCGCGGCGGGCGGTGCGGTCATTGATGGCGAGCGAAAAACGAACCGCCGTTACGCGCTCACCGCCGTCGAGATCGTCTCAAGCGCCGTTTTCGAGCGGCCGGCGAAGGACAACGGTGCTTTCGATCTCCTGTGCACCGATCCCGGCGAAAGCGTGCGCTGGTTGCCCCAGAATCTCCAAGACGCTTCTCGGCGCGAGGCCCCCTTCCTCGGCCTTAGCGTGAAGGCCCCTTCCGGCTTGTTGGTCGATGACCAGCTGCGGCTTCGGCTCGTCTCCGTGACGCCCGATTCGGACACTGGCCACTACGCGCTGTGGCGAGACGGCTTGCGCCCAGAGTTCCACATGTCTACCTGCGACGGCATCGATGCAGAGGACGAGCTTCCCCTTCCGATCGGCCACGACCACTTCAACATGGCCTTTTCCGCCCCGGGGCAGTGGTCTGTCCGCTACGGCGTTTCGGCCGCCACCCCGGAGGGCGGCATGATCGAGTCCGAGTTTTCAGTCAACTACACCCTGCTGAAGTGAAACGTCCCGCCGACACCCGCTGGGGGGCGCTCGTACTCCTCGGCCCGCTGCTCCTGCTGGGCGCGTTCGATCGGGAGGCCCAGGCGGAAGACCGGCGTGCGGCCTTTGTGCTGTTTGTGAAAGACGCTCACACGGACGGGCCCGTAGCGGGCGCGGTGATATCCGGAGCCGATGAGGCGGAGCTTGCGCGCTCGGGACGCGATGGCAAGGTAGTCGCAGCGCTCGCGCTCGCGCAGACGCAGATTCGCATAGACCACCCGAGCTACCGGGCGCGCAGCTTGCGGGTATCCGAGCTTGCCTCCGGCGGCGACCCGTTTCTCATCCTTTTGGAGCCGGCGGCCGCTCGGCCGGCGAAGGCAGTTGCGCAGGAGCCGGAGGAGACGGTTGCGCAGGAGCCGGAGCAGATCGTGGTCACCGCCCGCAAGCGGCGTGTCATCGCGCAAGTGACGGCGTTGTCGGGCATGGAGCTGCAGGACGCCATGCGGTCCAGCATGCCGGCAACCCTTGCCAGGTTGCCCGGGTTCTTCGCGGCCTACAATGGACCTGCCGCCTCGCGCCCCTCGGCCCGCGGCATGTCCGGCGACCGCCTTCTGATTCTCGAGGACGGGTTTCGAACCGGGGGCCTGTATTGGAGTGCCGCAGACCATGGCGTCATGGTCGAACCGCTTTCCGCTGCCACGATCGAGGTCGTTCGGGGAGCCGCCAGCCTGGCCTACGGAGCCGACGCCATCGGCGGCGCCGTAAACGTGCGGCGAGCCGATATCCCGGGTGTGCTTCCGGACGGCGTTGCAGTTCGGCTCGCGTCCCACCTCGAGTCGGTCAACCGGCAGTGGGCCCAGGCGGCCAACGTCTCTGCAGGCGCTGGGGACTGGGCTTTCCGCGTAGAGGAATCGACGAGTCGAGGCGGCGAGACGAGAACGCCACGCGGCAGACTCACAGGCACCAGCTTTCGAGCGCGGGGGGCCGCCGCCGGCCTGGCCTGGCACCCGGTCTGGGGCGCCGCAGGGGTCGCATTGCGTTACTACGGCAACCAGTACGGTGTTCCCGGCGAGTTCGGGGGACAGCTGATCCCGGGCGGCCATCCCGGCGGCGCGTGGATTGAAACCAGTCGCATGCTAGGACGGGCAAGAGTCGTGCTCGAGCCGGACGCGGGCGCCCTGCTGCGTCGCGTGACCGTCGAAGGCAACCTCACGCAGTACGAGCACGACGAAATCGAGGCCCGCTTGCTGGGACGCGCGAGCTTTGGCGCTCGCTTCAGGCTGCGGACCACCGAAGCCAGGGTGCTGTGCGAACACGGCAAGACCCAGGGGTCGAATGCCGGCACCTGGCATGGGGCGCTCGGGCTGTTGCTGTTGAGCCAAGAGCTCCAGTCGGGGGGCACGTCCCCGGGCAACCGGGGGGGCTCCAGCGTCAACTTCGCGGCCTTCGCCTACGAGGAGGTCCCCGTTCGGGCCCTTCGAATTCAGGCGGGTGTTCGTTGGGATCTGCGAGCCAGCGCGCCCGGCTGGCTCGACCCGATCGCTGTTCGCACCGCGCAGCGGCGGATCCACAAAGAGGTCTCGCGACGCCGCTTCTCCGGCGGCTCCGGCTCCTTGTCGGTCCTGTGGCCCTTTGCGGATGGCTTCAGCGTTGGAACCACGGTGGCCCGTTCCTTTCGCGCCCCGACGCTTCAAGAGCTGTACTCGGATGGACCGCACCTGGCCGATTTCTCCTTCGATATCGGCAGCCCCGACCTGCGAGCCGAGGTTGGAACCGGGATCGATGTCTTCCTCCGGGGGACCATACAACGCTTGCAGCTTCGGGGGTCGCTGTATGCGAGCCGCGTGAGCGGCTACGTGTACTACCTGGCCACGGGAGAGACGCGGCGGTTGATTCGCGAGGGCTTGCGTCCGGTCGAAACACCCGTGTACGAGGCTCGGTCGGCCGAGGCGCAGATCCTCGGCGGCGAAGGGCAACTCAAGTGGCACTTCATGCCGCCCCTCTCGGCCGAGGTGACCGCTTCCTATACGCGGGCCGAAACTGCCGCGGGCGATCCCCTGCCGTTCATTCCACCCCTTTCGGGCGCCGCTTCTCTCCGATACGAGGGCGCCGTCGTGTTCGCTTCGCTGGAGTTGCGAACCAATGCGGGCCAGAGACGCGTGCCACGTCCCGTGAGCGTAGGGACACGCCAGCTTCTGCCGCAGCTCCCCACCGCTGGTACCACGCTCATCGGGGCCAAAGCCGGCCTGCGACTGCAGCGGGGTGGCGCGGAGCACATGCTGACGGCCGAGCTGGCCAACGCCACCAACCGCGATTGGCGGTCCCACCTTTCCCGTGTCAAAGACATCGCCCCTCAGCCGGGGCGCAACTTGCTGCTTACCTACTCGCTAACCTTTTGAGCGGAGTCCCCATCATGTACACGTATGCTCCGGCATGTAGGCTTCGAGCGCCATTGCGACTCCGATCCGGCAAAGCCATCCCGAGCCGCAGCCCGACCTTCATCGGCATGGCATGCAGCCTCTGTGCGGCATGCAGCCAGCCAGTGCCCGAAGAATCGTTCTGGCCGGGGGGCCACGGACATCTGGCGCGCGTCGAGCTCTACGACCTGGGTTCATCGACGCGCCTGGCGACATGGACCGAGAGCGCGGCCGCCTGGGAGATTGCGGCTGTAGATCCTCGGGCTTCCACCAGCGAGCACCCCTTGACGCTCGCGCAGCTGCCGCAGCTTGCTGGGTGGCGCCGCGGCAAGAAAGTCCAGCCCGCCGCGAAGGAGCCCGCAGCCGTCCACCTCCCCCCGGCCAGGCCAGCGAGCTCGCGCGAACACCTCCGCCCGGCCAAGCCAGCGAGCTCGCGCGAACCAGGGAGGTCGAGGGCGTCCGGTAGCGGCGTTGGCACGCTGCGGCTTCACCTCGCGGATGGTCCTCGGACCTTGCAGGTGAAGTACTTCGACACCCGAAAGGAGCTGGACCTGAGCCCCGCTGGACCCGACAGCCCGGCCGGGACACCGCAGTGTGGCGAGTTTTCGGCGCGCTACTATCCGTTCGATGACGAGACGACCGCCATCACCTGGCCGAATGTGCCCCATTCGGAGGAACCGGACGGGCAGGCGCTCTATGGAGTGCAGGAGGAGGGAGCCATGGTCAGGATGTTCGAGTGCGATCGCGTCACGCTTTACCCGGAGCGCGCAGGCACGGTCGCGCTTGCCTTCGTACTGTGGCACGTCAACCACGCCGATCAGGAGACAGAACGGTTGACGATCGAAATCGTCCGGTAGCGCTCCCGCGCATGCGTTCAACGGCGGCGTGCGATCGGCCGCAGGACATGGGGTCATCACCCCACCGCCCGTCGGTCACGCCCGGTAGAGCGGCCCGTGGTCGTCGCAGTGTTCGCCGTGGGGATGATGCAGGTGGCCGTCGACCCAGTAGTCAACGTGGTCCCCATGAGGAACCGCTTCATGGCCGCAACCCGGCCCATGCGTATGGGTGTTCGCGTGGCCGCCGCAGGCGTGGTCGGGAGTGCAGCCAGCAGGGTTGTTCGCGCCGACGTCGATCGCGTGCTCGTCTACATGATCCTCATGGGGATGATGAAGATGCCCGTCGTGCAAGTAATCGACGTGGTCACCGTGCCGGACCGCCGTGTGGCCGCAGTCGACTCCGTGCTGGTGACCGTGATTGGCGTGAGGTTTGCAGCTCATGACAAGGCTCCTTTCTTGGCAATTTGACTCAGCTTTCATTCCGAAATCTCCAGGCCCGCGATACGTGCCTCGTGGCTCGCCACGTGACGAGCGTGCTCGAGCACGACGTCCAGGAGTTTGGTGACGTGCTCATCGGCCAGCCGGTAGTACTGGTGCCGCTCTTCACGCCGCCTGGCCACGAGACCTTCTCGTGCAAGCAGCTGCAGGCGATTCGATGTTGTGGTAACGGCTTCGCCGAGGTGCTCCGCGAGCCCCGACACACATGCTTCGCCCTCACGCAGACACTCCAAGAGGCGGAGGCGCTCGGGACTGCTCGCGGCTTTGAGCATCGTGGCCGCGCGCCTCAGCAGCGCATCGGAAACGTGCTGGCTGTGCTTGGGCGACACATGGGTCATGGTATCTGCGGGCACTGTTCCATGGATTCATGAAATATGCAAGCCGAGGATGCCAGGAAAGGAAGACGCGGCTGCTTGCGCGGGCGGATAGGCCGATCGAGCCGGGCGCCGGTGATGGATGCGGGCTCAAGGCGGCGCAACACCGCTGGACGGGATGGATCGAAATCGAAGCGGCGATGTTATGTTGACCGGATGCCCAAGGAGCGACCGCCGCGATGACTCCCCTCGCACCTCTGGTCCTGGCTTCGCTCGGTCTCATCGTCGGTCCGCTGTGCGGCTCGCTCGGCGCGCGATCTCGGCCGGTTCATGCGCTGGTAGATGGGTTCGCGCTGGCCCTGGTGGGCGGCCTGTGCCTGGTTTTCGTTCTTCCCCACGCGGTAGGAGAGTTGGGTATTTTGGCGCTCGCGCTCGCGGGAGCCGGCGTCGCGCTGCCCTCCGTGGGCCAGAGGTTTTGGCGCAGCAGGTCGTGGTCGCTTGCGTTCGTCGTACTCTCGCTTTTGGCGCACGTCGTGCTCGACGGCATGGTGCTAGCCACCCAGAGCGATGGCGCCCCCCTTGCCTGGGCGGTTGTGGCACATCGACTGCCTGTTGGCTTTGCCGTCGTGGTTACTACTCAGGCGGCGCGGAGGTCGGCAGCGGTCTCGTGGGGGCTCACGCTGATGATGGTAGCCGCGACGGTCGTGGGATACGCCTGGGGCGCGAGTATCGCGGCCTGGCTTCCACACAACACCCCAGGTGCGTGGGAAGCGCTCGTGGCGGGTGTGCTGCTGCACGTCGTCTTCCTGCCTCACGTGATGGAACGAGCATCGCATGCGCCCGGGCGTGCAGCTGCGCGAGATGCGGCACACGAGCAAGATGGATGCGGCCACGGTCGCTCGGACCGGCACCATCACGACGAGCAACCCGACCCAAGCGGCGGCGCGTGCTCCGACCCGGCGCGTTCTATCGCGCCCCGGCCTGGCGAAGGTCACACGGTGGATTCGGCGAGAGCTGCGCCATGGGCCGCAGCCGGCACGCTGGCGGGCCTCGTCGTGGTGTTCGCAGGAGGAACGCTCGTCGGACCGCATCCCCCCGAAGGCAGCGTGGTCGCCTTCCTGCGGACATTTTGCGTCCTGGTCCTGGAGAGTGCGCCAGCATTACTGCTCGGGTATGGGCTGGCGGGTGCGCTCCCGTATCTCTTGACGCCTGCCAGGACGAGCTCCCTGGCGCGCGGCGGCGGGCTCAGGCAATCCCTGCGCGGTGTCGCGTTTGGGCTCCCCATTCCCGTGTGCTCGTGCGGCGTGCTCCCGCTTTACCAGTCGCTCGTCCGCCGGGGCGCTCCGCCGATAGCCGCGATGGCCTTCTTCGTGGCCACGCCCGAGATCGGGCTCGACGCGGTGCTGCTGTCGGTGCCGTTGCTCGGGTCGTCATTGACCCTCGCGCGGGTGCTGTCGGCCTTCGCGGTCGCGCTGCTCGTTGCGCTTCTTGTGGGAAGTCGCACCTTGACCCGCACGTTGCCGGGAGAGGAGCCGGCACCGGACTCCGGCACGAGCTCTTGGAGCGCACGCATGCGGGCGGGGATGCGTTTCGGCTTCGTCGAGGTGTTCGACCACACGATGCCGTGGA
This portion of the Pseudomonadota bacterium genome encodes:
- a CDS encoding MerC domain-containing protein; protein product: MQAGTQYQQGSNSRDRWGIAASTMCALHCILGPVLAASAGTLSLFGDERIEIALAVFACGIVVYALQHAYSAHRSLTPAAVATGGIAVLGAVRTAEFDLEHAEMLGSVAASMLLVAAHVLNTRELRRAACCGEAGCMLGTHRSADGDAA
- a CDS encoding fused MFS/spermidine synthase gives rise to the protein MSDRSPRGPPAGIRTPDRRSSPARAAILLAVLSGAAALSHELLWTRRLFDALGGSASAAARVFGAFFLGLSLGAALVSWLPNLARRPWLALARAELAIGLLSLPMLLLPELADELWPWLGGAALTGTAGSWTKLTISLAVVCPPAIAMGMTLPLLTAACVRSANASGRSVASSRSVASSRSVASSRSVASNRSVASNRSVVWLYAANTAGGVLGLTAALLLCLPALGTVGSLVATAALNLAVAACAWVLARQDGSEQAQTKLPAPPLQPPDRPIWLYALSLLSGFAVLAVEVALLRMLMLAATTSMHAPFAVLVAVIAALAAAAWAAPHLLPSLPIHTRIAILLVGAALCFGLAPLAFAKLAAVPGLLTAKSAEGFVLRLTGLTLVVGGPALWLAGAVFPTLLQTLSVGKQAATGLARLLACNGVGGLLGAETAYRVLLPRFGPYQTLGICGLLYVALGSLWFLKTARPSRALGYASPAWLGIAVLSFGVLPELPVVNPHMSFNLLQVESGREGTLVVAEHPKMGRLMLVDNQYVLGSTRARYNQERQAHLALLAHPHPTQVGFIGIATGSTPGAALLHPEVETIHAVEISTTVARMAERHFGDMNHGVMRDPRTRLVLEDGRMYVAATREALDVVAGDLFLPWGAGAGRLYSVEHFRNVRRALRDGGVFCQWLPMYQLTSRQLAMVVRTFLQVFPNAHLFRGGFHPDRPVLGVLGIKGGTLDWSVIADRTRAVRSHDRIKDPTCRWAEGVGLLYLGPANTLELPEAPIVRLSNVDFEHDASSVRLSGAGREAYLYNRNWTEFLKRRHAWFSRAAANQVPANVRDRARLGIALTNLDVARRTRHPATAKLAQHIARTFPAQISLDQGAERSQWPGIGPWNPPRASRATEDRPKL
- a CDS encoding TonB-dependent receptor; the protein is MKRPADTRWGALVLLGPLLLLGAFDREAQAEDRRAAFVLFVKDAHTDGPVAGAVISGADEAELARSGRDGKVVAALALAQTQIRIDHPSYRARSLRVSELASGGDPFLILLEPAAARPAKAVAQEPEETVAQEPEQIVVTARKRRVIAQVTALSGMELQDAMRSSMPATLARLPGFFAAYNGPAASRPSARGMSGDRLLILEDGFRTGGLYWSAADHGVMVEPLSAATIEVVRGAASLAYGADAIGGAVNVRRADIPGVLPDGVAVRLASHLESVNRQWAQAANVSAGAGDWAFRVEESTSRGGETRTPRGRLTGTSFRARGAAAGLAWHPVWGAAGVALRYYGNQYGVPGEFGGQLIPGGHPGGAWIETSRMLGRARVVLEPDAGALLRRVTVEGNLTQYEHDEIEARLLGRASFGARFRLRTTEARVLCEHGKTQGSNAGTWHGALGLLLLSQELQSGGTSPGNRGGSSVNFAAFAYEEVPVRALRIQAGVRWDLRASAPGWLDPIAVRTAQRRIHKEVSRRRFSGGSGSLSVLWPFADGFSVGTTVARSFRAPTLQELYSDGPHLADFSFDIGSPDLRAEVGTGIDVFLRGTIQRLQLRGSLYASRVSGYVYYLATGETRRLIREGLRPVETPVYEARSAEAQILGGEGQLKWHFMPPLSAEVTASYTRAETAAGDPLPFIPPLSGAASLRYEGAVVFASLELRTNAGQRRVPRPVSVGTRQLLPQLPTAGTTLIGAKAGLRLQRGGAEHMLTAELANATNRDWRSHLSRVKDIAPQPGRNLLLTYSLTF
- a CDS encoding metalloregulator ArsR/SmtB family transcription factor, with protein sequence MPADTMTHVSPKHSQHVSDALLRRAATMLKAASSPERLRLLECLREGEACVSGLAEHLGEAVTTTSNRLQLLAREGLVARRREERHQYYRLADEHVTKLLDVVLEHARHVASHEARIAGLEISE
- a CDS encoding permease; this encodes MTPLAPLVLASLGLIVGPLCGSLGARSRPVHALVDGFALALVGGLCLVFVLPHAVGELGILALALAGAGVALPSVGQRFWRSRSWSLAFVVLSLLAHVVLDGMVLATQSDGAPLAWAVVAHRLPVGFAVVVTTQAARRSAAVSWGLTLMMVAATVVGYAWGASIAAWLPHNTPGAWEALVAGVLLHVVFLPHVMERASHAPGRAAARDAAHEQDGCGHGRSDRHHHDEQPDPSGGACSDPARSIAPRPGEGHTVDSARAAPWAAAGTLAGLVVVFAGGTLVGPHPPEGSVVAFLRTFCVLVLESAPALLLGYGLAGALPYLLTPARTSSLARGGGLRQSLRGVAFGLPIPVCSCGVLPLYQSLVRRGAPPIAAMAFFVATPEIGLDAVLLSVPLLGSSLTLARVLSAFAVALLVALLVGSRTLTRTLPGEEPAPDSGTSSWSARMRAGMRFGFVEVFDHTMPWIALGLIVAAMAEPMLSHSAIETIPRALQVPIAALVGVPVYVCASGATPVAALALHKGLSSGAAIAFLIAGPATNVTTFGVLASLHGRRIALLFGFSVTALAVLAGWLVDVIGIPAAPVLEAHADAEAHGSWFAWICVGSLAALAVASLFRQGPRGALRQVLEPIHAN